One part of the Vibrio palustris genome encodes these proteins:
- a CDS encoding glycosyltransferase family 9 protein, with protein MFFLLPFVKQMRTAYPDAHITLLLSQPWQGQIFEEIGIDNIVYSNFLAGKLWSFYKQMQQLKTQMFDLLVTPYSSSEDSLIASMIPARNKVASDHPGRNSAFTHVFDNSMARNTAHSVSYF; from the coding sequence ATGTTTTTTCTTCTGCCATTTGTTAAACAAATGCGGACCGCCTACCCAGATGCGCATATTACCCTGCTATTGTCTCAGCCTTGGCAAGGACAAATATTTGAAGAGATTGGTATCGATAATATCGTGTACTCGAACTTTTTAGCAGGGAAGTTATGGTCTTTTTATAAACAAATGCAACAGTTGAAGACGCAAATGTTTGATTTATTAGTGACGCCATATTCTTCTTCTGAAGATAGTTTGATCGCGTCGATGATTCCAGCCAGAAATAAAGTGGCCTCGGATCATCCGGGACGAAATAGCGCATTTACTCATGTTTTTGATAACAGTATGGCGAGAAACACAGCGCATTCAGTAAGTTATTTCTAG
- a CDS encoding LysR substrate-binding domain-containing protein, protein MRSLDLDALRCFVLGIELGSFALAAERLNRSPSAASAQLKKLEQQCHMQLAMKVGRHLEPTEEGEVVLSYARRMLQLNDELMARLTGERLQGKAIFGLQEDFSDALLPKLLGAFSRTHPNIQLQSVVGRHQELLDGISSGELDFSLGWEGEKGAAYSEFLAELPMQWFGPANKHLRESVLTGKPLPLVMLDGSCLIRKQATEALDHHGIPWKITFVGRSLSNLWSAVDAGLGITVRSSFSHPNNITTLNGLPQLGKLRLCLDRNQYQLDQVQAQLYGELKQQLLHYLAS, encoded by the coding sequence ATGCGCAGTCTTGATTTAGATGCTTTACGATGTTTTGTTTTAGGCATTGAACTCGGTAGTTTTGCTTTAGCCGCAGAGCGACTTAATCGTTCACCCTCTGCGGCGAGTGCCCAGTTAAAAAAATTAGAACAGCAATGCCACATGCAGTTAGCAATGAAAGTGGGCCGACACCTTGAGCCAACCGAGGAAGGGGAGGTGGTGTTGTCTTATGCTCGTCGTATGTTGCAGCTCAACGATGAACTGATGGCTAGACTCACTGGTGAACGATTGCAAGGGAAAGCAATATTTGGTCTGCAAGAAGATTTTAGTGATGCGTTATTACCTAAACTCCTCGGGGCTTTTTCACGAACTCACCCCAATATACAGTTGCAGTCGGTCGTGGGTCGTCACCAGGAATTACTTGATGGGATTAGCTCTGGTGAACTGGATTTTTCGCTAGGCTGGGAAGGCGAGAAAGGGGCAGCCTATAGCGAGTTTTTAGCTGAGTTACCAATGCAGTGGTTTGGGCCTGCGAATAAACATCTCAGAGAGTCGGTGCTGACTGGGAAGCCTTTGCCACTAGTGATGCTTGATGGTTCCTGTTTAATTCGCAAACAGGCTACAGAAGCGCTCGATCATCATGGAATTCCGTGGAAAATTACGTTTGTTGGCCGTAGTCTTAGTAACTTATGGAGTGCGGTTGATGCTGGATTAGGCATTACTGTACGTTCTTCTTTTAGTCATCCCAATAACATTACGACGCTGAACGGTTTACCCCAATTGGGTAAGCTAAGGCTATGCCTTGATAGAAATCAGTATCAGTTAGATCAAGTCCAAGCTCAACTTTATGGCGAATTGAAGCAGCAGTTGTTGCACTATCTGGCAAGTTAA